A portion of the Streptomyces coeruleoprunus genome contains these proteins:
- a CDS encoding DUF6049 family protein, translated as MAEAAVFQGTGRSPARRWLRRAAAVLATGPLLAGLLHLPSAPAASAAPAASGSRTVDVSLDTLTPSAPVKGDTVTITGTVTNKGKETVSDAQVDLRLGGGPMASRHAIEAAARRTGFAQDKDGSVLGGPYTVKIPKLPAGLSRDFRIAVPVGKLALDDEGIYQLGVSLTGRTGSEPYQVLGIERTFLPWQPAAAKNKTQLTVMWPLISAAYLSAETGSDDQQTPVFESDALAAELAPGGRLERMVSLGAELPVTWVIDPDLLATVDAMTRNYRVRSGTATVPGRNQAVAKQWLSALDKAVKGKKVIALPYGDPDLASLAHRGTKVSGSLSHLRPATEIAESTVETILHVKPSVDFAWPVDGAVDPSIVDVATSAGADKVIARSDSMRQDLPYSPTAARPIGGGTTAVVSDAVLSKAFEGGMARAGDATLAVQKFLAQTLAVTQEQPGNPRSIVVAPQRMPTVSQAESMASALRVLDGQRWTQPLDLVAAASAKPDPKATTQVPGAAKYPRHLRRTELPVETFQQVRATQDTLDNFKVILTAAYRVVTPFGNAINREMSTSWRGRPEEARGYQDGVLQHLKDLTAEVQLIEKSDLTLSGRSATIPVTVQNKLVQGVDHLVLRLESTKPTRLKLNGGEAIAELPVTIDGGHSQSVKFTASANANGPVPMTAQLFTEDGKPYGKPMKFTVKVSEITSTVMLVIAGGVLLLVLAGVRMYTQRKRAATRGAVDEAAEEPGTPDTADGTEEDDEAQEAGAGEATDTTDSADTAAPVGEADTASTESDEPVRASDRTPDTGPQSGDPSGPGEKVNR; from the coding sequence GTGGCCGAGGCGGCAGTTTTCCAGGGCACCGGTCGCTCTCCTGCCCGCAGGTGGCTGCGGCGCGCGGCAGCCGTCCTCGCCACTGGGCCGCTGCTCGCCGGTCTGCTGCACCTCCCCTCCGCCCCGGCCGCGTCCGCCGCTCCCGCCGCATCCGGCTCGCGCACGGTCGATGTGTCTCTGGACACGCTCACGCCGAGCGCGCCCGTGAAGGGCGACACGGTCACGATCACCGGCACGGTGACCAACAAGGGCAAGGAGACCGTCAGCGACGCGCAGGTGGATCTGCGGCTCGGCGGCGGCCCGATGGCGAGCCGGCACGCGATCGAGGCCGCGGCCCGCCGCACCGGCTTCGCCCAGGACAAGGACGGCAGCGTCCTGGGCGGCCCGTACACGGTCAAGATCCCCAAACTGCCGGCGGGGCTCAGCAGGGACTTCCGCATCGCCGTGCCGGTCGGCAAGCTCGCGCTGGACGACGAGGGCATCTACCAGCTGGGGGTCTCACTGACCGGGAGGACCGGGAGCGAGCCGTACCAGGTCCTCGGCATCGAGCGGACCTTCCTCCCCTGGCAGCCCGCCGCCGCCAAGAACAAGACGCAGCTCACGGTCATGTGGCCGCTGATCTCGGCGGCGTACCTGTCGGCGGAGACCGGTTCCGACGACCAGCAGACGCCCGTCTTCGAGAGCGACGCACTCGCCGCCGAGCTGGCTCCGGGCGGTCGCCTGGAGCGGATGGTCTCCCTCGGGGCGGAGCTGCCCGTCACCTGGGTGATCGACCCGGACCTGCTGGCAACGGTGGACGCCATGACCCGGAACTACCGGGTCAGGAGCGGTACGGCCACGGTGCCCGGCCGGAACCAGGCCGTCGCGAAGCAGTGGTTGAGCGCCCTCGACAAGGCCGTGAAGGGCAAGAAGGTCATCGCCCTGCCGTACGGCGATCCGGACCTGGCGTCCCTCGCGCACCGAGGGACGAAGGTCTCCGGCTCCCTCAGCCACCTCCGTCCGGCGACGGAGATCGCCGAGTCGACGGTCGAGACGATCCTTCATGTGAAGCCGTCCGTGGACTTCGCCTGGCCGGTCGACGGGGCGGTCGACCCGTCGATCGTGGACGTGGCGACCTCTGCCGGCGCCGACAAGGTGATCGCGCGCAGCGACAGCATGCGCCAGGACCTGCCGTACTCGCCCACGGCTGCCCGTCCCATCGGCGGCGGTACGACCGCCGTGGTGTCCGACGCCGTGCTCTCCAAGGCGTTCGAAGGTGGCATGGCGCGGGCGGGCGACGCGACGCTCGCGGTGCAGAAGTTCCTCGCGCAGACGCTGGCCGTCACGCAGGAGCAGCCCGGCAACCCGCGCAGCATCGTCGTGGCGCCGCAGCGCATGCCAACGGTCTCGCAGGCCGAGTCGATGGCGAGCGCCCTGCGCGTGCTCGACGGCCAGCGCTGGACGCAGCCGCTCGACCTGGTCGCGGCCGCATCCGCCAAGCCGGACCCCAAGGCGACGACCCAGGTGCCCGGCGCGGCCAAGTACCCCAGGCACCTGCGCCGCACGGAGCTCCCCGTCGAGACGTTCCAACAGGTCAGGGCCACGCAGGACACGCTCGACAACTTCAAGGTGATCCTCACCGCCGCCTACCGCGTCGTGACGCCCTTCGGCAACGCGATCAACCGGGAGATGTCGACGTCCTGGCGGGGCCGGCCGGAGGAGGCCCGCGGGTACCAGGACGGGGTGCTCCAGCACCTGAAGGACCTCACCGCCGAGGTCCAGCTGATCGAGAAGTCGGACCTGACGCTGTCCGGGCGCAGCGCCACCATCCCGGTGACCGTGCAGAACAAGCTGGTGCAGGGCGTCGACCACCTGGTGCTCAGGCTGGAGTCGACGAAGCCGACGCGCCTGAAGCTCAACGGCGGCGAGGCGATCGCCGAGCTGCCGGTCACGATCGACGGCGGCCACAGCCAGTCGGTGAAGTTCACCGCGTCGGCCAACGCCAACGGCCCCGTTCCGATGACCGCGCAGCTCTTCACGGAGGACGGCAAGCCGTACGGCAAGCCGATGAAGTTCACCGTGAAGGTCTCGGAGATCACCTCGACGGTGATGCTGGTCATCGCCGGCGGTGTGCTCCTCCTCGTCCTCGCCGGCGTCAGGATGTACACCCAGCGCAAGCGCGCCGCGACCCGCGGGGCCGTCGACGAGGCCGCCGAAGAACCGGGAACGCCCGACACGGCGGACGGCACCGAAGAGGACGACGAGGCCCAGGAAGCCGGCGCGGGGGAAGCGACCGACACAACCGATTCGGCCGATACGGCCGCACCGGTCGGGGAAGCAGATACCGCGAGCACGGAGAGCGACGAGCCCGTGCGGGCGAGTGACCGTACGCCGGACACCGGACCGCAAAGCGGCGACCCGTCGGGCCCGGGTGAGAAAGTGAACCGTTGA
- the murJ gene encoding murein biosynthesis integral membrane protein MurJ translates to MNAPYDGDRGQGAGSGRPPSGGTPPSHVPGQTPPDAQPPAADPYLQDAYEHDPYRSQDLSSQDPVGEALYDRAAHPPPPPGTYESPQPLYQQPAAPQNAPDPRLWAQTPPPEPDGPSRHLPYGDDARTVQFTGVDDLVTHAAEEPPAQDAFAHLYRDQQVQGQPQPPAPAPAPASVPEPPAPVPAPAPAPAPPKKSGGRASGLLKSSAVMAAGTLVSRLTGFVRSLVITGAVGAAFLGDAYTVAYTLPTMIYILTVGGGLNSVFVPQLVRSMKNDEDGGEAYANRLLTLVMVALGVIVAAAVFAAPLLVHAMSPTIAADAAANSVAVTFARYCLPTIFFMGVHVVMGQILNARGRFGAMMWTPVLNNIVMIFTFGMFIWVYGSYSETKMDVTTIPDEGVRLLGIGTLLGLVVQALAMLPYLREAGFRFRPRFDWKGQGLGKTIKLAKWTVLFVLANQAGVVVVTQLATAAGKASGTDGAGILAYSNAQLIWGMPQAIITVSVMAALLPRISRAAHDNDPGAVRDDISQGLRNSAVAIVPVAFAFLALGVPMCTLLYASSGVEAAESMGFILMAFGLGLIPFSVQYVVLRGFYAYEDTRTPFYNTVIVAAVNAAASAVCYVVLPARWAVVGMAASYGLAYAVGVGVAWRRLRNRLGGDLDGAHVVRTYARLSMASLPAALLGGAAGFGILSVLGKDALGSLAALLGGGIVLIGLFYVAARKMRIEELNAMVGMVRGRLGR, encoded by the coding sequence ATGAACGCGCCGTACGACGGTGACCGCGGACAGGGCGCGGGCAGCGGCCGCCCGCCCTCGGGCGGGACGCCCCCCTCGCACGTCCCCGGACAGACGCCGCCGGATGCCCAGCCACCGGCGGCCGACCCGTACCTCCAGGACGCCTACGAACACGACCCGTACCGGTCCCAGGACCTCTCCTCGCAGGACCCCGTCGGCGAGGCCCTCTACGACCGGGCGGCGCACCCGCCGCCCCCGCCCGGCACCTACGAGTCGCCCCAGCCGCTCTACCAGCAGCCCGCAGCACCCCAGAACGCCCCCGACCCGCGCCTCTGGGCCCAGACGCCCCCGCCCGAGCCCGACGGCCCGTCCCGCCACCTTCCGTACGGCGACGACGCCCGGACCGTCCAGTTCACCGGCGTCGACGATCTCGTGACCCACGCCGCCGAGGAACCGCCCGCGCAGGACGCCTTCGCGCACCTGTACCGGGACCAGCAGGTCCAGGGCCAGCCGCAGCCTCCCGCGCCGGCCCCGGCGCCGGCGTCGGTACCCGAGCCCCCCGCTCCCGTACCGGCTCCCGCCCCCGCGCCCGCGCCCCCGAAGAAGTCGGGCGGCCGGGCCTCCGGACTGCTCAAGTCGAGTGCCGTCATGGCCGCCGGCACCCTGGTGTCCCGACTGACCGGCTTCGTCCGCAGCCTGGTGATCACCGGTGCGGTCGGAGCGGCGTTCCTGGGTGACGCGTACACCGTCGCCTACACGCTGCCGACGATGATCTACATCCTGACCGTCGGCGGCGGTCTGAACTCGGTCTTCGTCCCGCAGCTCGTCCGCTCGATGAAGAACGACGAGGACGGCGGCGAGGCCTACGCCAACCGCCTGCTCACCCTCGTCATGGTCGCGCTGGGCGTGATCGTGGCGGCCGCCGTGTTCGCCGCGCCGCTGCTGGTCCACGCGATGTCCCCGACCATCGCCGCGGACGCGGCCGCCAACAGCGTCGCCGTCACCTTCGCCCGCTACTGCCTGCCCACGATCTTCTTCATGGGCGTGCATGTGGTGATGGGTCAGATCCTCAACGCCCGCGGGCGGTTCGGGGCGATGATGTGGACCCCGGTCCTCAACAACATCGTCATGATCTTCACGTTCGGCATGTTCATCTGGGTCTACGGCTCGTACTCCGAGACCAAGATGGACGTGACCACCATCCCCGACGAGGGCGTCCGGCTGCTCGGTATCGGCACGCTGCTCGGCCTGGTCGTCCAGGCGCTGGCGATGCTCCCGTACCTCCGCGAGGCGGGTTTCCGCTTCCGCCCCCGCTTCGACTGGAAGGGCCAGGGGCTCGGCAAGACGATCAAACTCGCCAAGTGGACCGTGCTGTTCGTGCTGGCCAACCAGGCGGGCGTCGTCGTCGTCACCCAGCTCGCCACGGCCGCCGGCAAGGCCTCCGGCACGGACGGCGCCGGTATCCTCGCCTACTCCAACGCGCAGCTCATCTGGGGCATGCCGCAGGCCATCATCACCGTCTCCGTCATGGCCGCGCTGCTGCCGCGCATCTCCCGCGCGGCGCACGACAACGACCCGGGCGCCGTCCGTGACGACATCTCACAGGGCCTGCGCAACTCGGCCGTCGCCATCGTTCCCGTGGCGTTCGCCTTCCTCGCCCTGGGCGTGCCGATGTGCACCCTGCTCTACGCGTCCAGCGGCGTCGAGGCAGCCGAGTCGATGGGCTTCATCCTCATGGCCTTCGGACTCGGCCTGATCCCCTTCTCCGTCCAGTACGTCGTCCTGCGCGGCTTCTACGCCTACGAGGACACCCGGACGCCCTTCTACAACACGGTCATCGTCGCCGCCGTCAACGCCGCGGCGTCCGCCGTCTGCTACGTCGTGCTCCCGGCCCGCTGGGCGGTCGTCGGCATGGCCGCCTCGTACGGCCTCGCCTACGCCGTCGGTGTCGGGGTGGCCTGGCGCCGGCTGCGCAACCGGCTCGGCGGCGACCTGGACGGCGCCCACGTCGTCCGCACCTACGCGCGGCTGTCCATGGCCTCGCTTCCGGCCGCCCTCCTGGGTGGCGCCGCGGGCTTCGGAATCCTCTCCGTTCTCGGCAAGGACGCCCTGGGTTCACTCGCCGCGCTGCTGGGCGGTGGAATCGTGCTGATCGGGCTCTTCTACGTGGCGGCACGGAAGATGCGCATCGAGGAACTCAACGCCATGGTGGGCATGGTCCGAGGGCGCCTCGGCCGCTAG